The sequence ATGAAGAGTGCCTCGAACTGCTTGGCCGAGGCCTTGATCGCCTCCGGTGAATTCTGCTTGGCACCCTGCTGCAGCTTGCCGATTTCTTTTGCATCGAAGGCAAGCTGATCTGCAGACAAGCCGATTTGATTGATGGCCATCGTGGCTCCGGTCAGATGATTTCAAGCTCGGCACGCAGCGCGCCCGATGCTTTCATGGCTTGCAGGATTGCCAGCAAGTCTTGCGGCGTCGCACCGATCGCATTGAGTGCCTTGACGACTTCGGCAAGCGACGCGCCAGCCTTCAGTAACAGCACTTTTCCCGGCTCTTTGGTGATGTCGATCTGCGAGCTTGCCGTCACCACGGTCTGCCCGGCGGCCAGCGCATTGGGCTGACTCACTGAAGCATCCGTATTGATGACTACCGACAGGTTGCCATGCGCTACCGCGCAGGCTTCCAATGTTACCGCCTGGTTCATGACGATCGACCCGGTGCGGCCATTGAGGATGATTTTGGCGCTGCCTTGCGCCGGTGTCAGTGCCAGGCTTTCGAGCGCACCCAAAAAGGCCACCCGCTCATCCGTGCCCATGGGCGCGTTGACCTTGATGACGCGGCCATCCTGCGCTGCTGCCGTATTTGGTCCGAAGCGCTTGTTGACCGCATCGACCACCAGACTGGCCGTCGAAAAATCGGATTCTTTCAATTCGAGAAAAATCGCCGACCCCTCCTGCAGGCTGTTGGCGACCGCGCGTTCTACCGTCGCGCCGGCCGACACCCGGCCGACGCTGAGGTGGTTGATCTGCGCTTTCGCGCCTGGTGCGGCAGCACCGACGCCACCGACAATCAGGCTGCCTTGGGCCATCGCATAGATCTGGCCATCGGCACCTTTGAGCGGCGTCATCAGCAAGGTGCCGCCGCGCAGGCTTTTGGCATTGCCCATCGAGGACACCGTGATGTCGAGTGTCTGGCCGGGCCGGGCAAAGGCCGGCAAGGACGTGGTCACCATCACCGCCGCGACATTCTTTAACTGCAATGTGGTCGCCGCCGGCAAATTGACGCCCATTCCCTGCAACATGCTGATTACGCTTTGCACCGTGAACGGCGTCTGCGTGGTCTGGTCGCCGCTGCCATCAAGACCCACCACCAGCCCATAGCCGAGCAGCTGATTCTGCCGCACGCCCTGGATACTGGCGAGATCCTTCAGCCGTTCGGCATGGGCCGCCGGCGCACTGCACAAGCTGGCAGCACACGTCAGCACAAGGAAAATCCGGGCCAGCATCGGGGTGTTCATGATGTTCCTTTTAAAGCGGTATGACGCTCAGGAAAAAGCGTGTCAGCAAGCCCATCATCTCGGCCGGATCGATGTGGGTATTGGTGCGGTATTCGACGCGGGCATCGGCTACCTGGGTCGAGGCGACGTTATTGCCGCCGACGATGAAGTCGGGATTGACAACGCCGGAGAAGCGGATGAATTCGGTGCCGCGATCGAGGCCGACCTGTTTCTCGCCGCTGACCACCAGATAGCCGTTGGCCAGCACATCGACGACAGTCACGCCGATGGTGCCGTTGAAATTGTTGTTCGAGGTGGCCGCCGCTTTGTCGTCGAATTTGTTGCCGCCACTGGCTGTCAGGTTGAGCTCTGCAGTAGTGGTCGCCGGTACGCCGAAGAGTTTCGGTACGGCCAGGCTGGCGCTGCCGGTTTTACTGGAAGACGCCGCTCCCGCTTTGCCGGCAGTGGTTTTTTCGTTGATCGTGATGGTCAGGGTGTCGCCGACCAGACGGGCCCGGCGATCTTCGAACAGCGGCCGGTAGGCCGCGGTCTGGAAAATCGCCCCATTGCTGCCGGCAAGCGGTAACTGCTTCGGCGCGACCGGTATCGCCGGGCGGGACACGATCGTGGTCGGTGTCACGGCGCAAGCGCTCAATACACTGACCAGCAGCACGGCACACAAACGCATCATCACAGTCATCATGGTCTCCCGGAGATCGGCGTTATCAGAGCTGCGACAGCTTGGCCAGCATCTGGTCGGACGTCGAAATCGCCTTGCTGTTGATTTCGTAGGCGCGCTGAGTCTGAATCATGTTGACCAGTTCTTCGACCACGCTGACGTTGGAGGTCTCGACATAGCCTTGTGACAGGATGCCGGCGCCGTTGGTCCCCGGCGTGTTGGTGTTGGCGGTGCCGGATGCGCCGGTCTCGACGTACAGGTTTTCGCCTTTACTTTCGAGTCCGGCCGGATTGATGAAGGTCGCCAGTTGCAAGGCGCCGATCTGGGTGGCTGCTGCCGTACCTTGCAGCGTGACCGAGATGGTGCCGTCGCGCCCGACCGTCAGCGACTGTGCCGCCGCCGGAATCGTGATCGCCGGCTGGATCACAAAGCCACTCGAGGTCACCATCTGGCCCTGGCTATCGATCTGGAACGAGCCGTCACGGGTATAGGCGGTGGTGCCATCGGGCAGCAGCACCTGGAAAAATCCCTGGCCCTGAATCGCGACGTCCTTGTCATTGCTGGTTTGCTGCAGGTTACCCTGCGTGAAGATGCGTTCGGTGGCCACGGGCCGCACGCCGGTGCCGAGCTGCAGGCCGGACGGCAACTGGGTCTGCTGCGACGATTGCGCGCCGGGCTGGCGCAGGGTCTGGTAGAGCAAGTCTTCGAACACCGCGCGCGAGCGCTTGAAGCCACTCGTACTGACGTTGGCCAGGTTGTTCGAAATGACGTCCATCTGCGTCTGTTGCGCCTCCAGGCCGGTCTTGGAAATCCACAGTGAACGTATCATTTTCTTGCTCCACGAAGGCAGTCATCACGGGAACCGCCGCCGGTATCGGCGTGCAGTCAGTGGAAACATTGTGCGTGAAGGAGGAAGAAATCGATGCGCGGAGATGGGACGGTTTTCGGGGCTTGATCGCGCTTTGCCGCTTTGCAACTAACCAACTTTGCTGCGCGGCCCCGGTCCGGTTACAGCGCCAGAATCTGCGCTGCCTTGGTCGAATTGGTTTCGGCGTTCTTGAGCAAGCTCATGTGCATCTCGAACTGGCGCGACAGGCTGATCATGTTGACCATCGCGTCGACGACGTTGACATTGCTGCTTTCCAGCGCACCTCCGGCCAGCGTCACGCCGGGATCGGCTTCGACGCCACCGGGCGTCTTGACCCGGAACAGCGTGTCATCGCCGCGGGTCATCGTCTCTTCGGGCGGATTGACCAGCTTGATGCGACCGATGATGACCGCCTGCCCCGGCTTGGAACCGGATTCAACCGACGACACTGTGCCGTCCTTGGCGATCGTCACGCTGACATCGGGAGGAATCGTGATCGGTCCGCTGTCGCCGACGATATTGAAGCCGCTCTGGGTTTGCAGGAGGCCGTTTTCGTTGATCTTCAAGCTGCCATGGCGGGTATAGGCTTCGGTACCATCCGGCATGTCAACCGCCAGCCAGCCCTTGCCCTGAATCGCGACATCGAGCGCACGGCCGGTTTGCTGCAAAGCGCCTTGCGAAAAATCGGCACCCACGGTCGAATCGACCACAAAGGCCCGTGTCGCCAGTCCCGGCCCGAGCACCGGCACCGCCCGGAACGAATCGAGCTGGGCCCGGAATCCGACCGTGGTGGCATTGGCCAGATTGTTGGCGGTAGTGCTTTGCTGCTCCATCACATGCTTGGCACCGGTCATCGCGGTGTAAATCATCCGGTCCATTACGACTCCTTGTGGTGGCTATCGATTAGCGCAAGTTGACCAGCGTCTGCAGGACCTGATCCTGGGTCTTGATGGTTTGCGCGTTGGCCTGGTAAAAGCGCTGGGCGGTAATCATGTTGACCAGCTCGGCGGTCAGGTCGACGTTCGAATCCTCGACCGCCGACGATTGCAGCACGCCAAGGTTGCCGGAGTTCGGCGTACCGACCAGCGGTCCGCCCGACGCTGCAGTCTCGGTCCAGACGTTGTTGCCGAGGTTTTGCAAGCCATTCGGGTTGGTGAAGTTCGACAGCACGACTTGTCCCAGCGTGGCCGATTTGCCGTTGGTGTAGCGACCGGTGATGACGCCGTCGGCGCCGGTGGCGAAACCGGACAGTTTGCCTGAGGTATAGCCGTTCTGGCTCTGGGTATTGAGACCAAAGGTCGAGCCGAATTGGGTTGTACCGGTCAAGTCAAAATTGAACGACAGCGAACTGGCACCCGGCGTGGTCGCGGGTGTGAGAACGGCAACAAACGGCTGCGGCGTCGTCAACCCGCCATCGGTATTGAATGTCAGCGCCCCCACCAGCGGCGTCACCAGCGGATTGCCGTCCGCCGTGCCATACACATCCCAGGTACTGGCCGTCGGCGACGATTTCACGAAATACGATTGCACCACATGCGAATTGCCCAGCGAATCGAACACCGACACCGACGTCGAGCGGTTGTAGGTGAGCGGATCGGTCGCGCTAAAAGGCGATTTTGTTGGTACCGTCTCACGCGAATCCAGATTCACCAGCAACTTGACTTCGGTCGTCATCTTCGGTGCCAGGTCAGCCGTATTGATAACCAGGTTCGAGGGGGTACCGGTGGCCAGCACGCCGGCTGCCGAGACGCCGAAGCCGGTCAGATGCGATCCCTTCGAATTGACAATGCCGCCATCTTTATCAAGTTGAAACTGACCATTGCGGCTGTAGGTAATCGCGCCGCCGGTGCTGAGCCGGAAAAAGCCGCCGCCGTTGATGGCCAGATCGAGCGGATTATTCGATGCCGTGACGTTACCTTGCGTGAATTGCTGCGCCACGGTCGCCACGCTGGTGCCGATGCCGACTTGCGATGCACCACCGCCGGTGAGCGAACTGGCATACACATCGGCGAACTGGGCTTGCGCGCTCTTGAAGCCGACGGTACTGGAATTGGCCACGTTGTTGCCGGTAACTTCGAGACTCTTGGAAGCGGCGTTCAGACCGCTCAAACCTTGCTGGAAACCCATGTTGTACTCCCTGAAATTGGTTTGAACGACTGATTAAAGAATCTGGCGCACATCGGTCATGCCGATTGCGCCCAGGTTCGTGACATTGAGCTTGACGCCGGCGGCACTGGTCGAGACGCTCGATACCTGGCCAAACGCGAGTGCGGTGGCGCTGACCGCAGCGGTGCCGGCAGAGGCGGCAACATCAAAGGTATACGCGCCATCGGCGGCCTTGCTGCCGTCGTCTTTCACGCCATCCCAGGCCAGTGCCAGTGTGCCGGCATCTTTGGCACCAAGGTCAATGGTATGCACTGCCACGCCATTGATATCACGAACCGTGACCTTGACTTTTTCGGCCGGGGCCGCCAGGTCAACACCAAAGACGGCATTGCCGGACGCCAGTGCCATCTGCTTGCCCGGTGCCAGCACGCCATGACCGATCATGCCGGCAGCCTGCACGGCCGAGCCGGATTGCTGGCTGGCGATCATCGATTCAAGCGTGGTGTTCATTTTGTCGATACCGCTGACGGTCGACAGTTGCGCCAACTGGCTGGTGACCTGCGCGTTATCGAGCGGATTGAGCGGATCCTGGTTTTTCATTTGCGTGACCAGCAATTTCATGAAGCGGTCTTGCGTCGCGCTGGCGCTGGTGCTGGCGGCGGACGCCGCAGACGGATTCATGGCGGCCAGCAAGGCTGGGGAAGCGACATTATTGGCGATGGTGGTCATCTGGTATCCCGGGAAGTTTACTGACCGATGGTCAGGGTTTTCAACAGCAGCGTCTTGGCTGCATTCATGGTTTCGACATTGGTCTGGTAAGAGCGCGAGGCCGAGATCATGTTGACCATTTCCTCGACCACATTGACGTTGGGCATGGCGACGTAGCCCTTTTCATCGGCCTGCGGATGTTTCGGGTCGTACACCAGCCGCGGTGCCGCCGTGTCTTCGAGTACCTTGTCGACCTTGACGCCGCTGGCGGCAGCATCGCCACCCACCGGCACTGCACTGAACACGACCTGCTTGGCCTTGTAGACCTGGCCGGTCGAACTGGTGGTGCTGTCGGCGTTGGCGATGTTCGAGGCCACCACATTGAGTCGCTGGGCCTGGGCACTCATGGCCGATCCGGCCACATTAAAAATACTGAACAAAGACATGATAATTACCCTTGTATGGCGCTAAGCATGCTCTTGATCTGGCCGCTGATCATCGTAATACCGGCTTCGTAACGGATCGCGTTATCGGCGAAAGCGTTGCGCTCGGCATCCATGTCGACGGTATTGCCATCGACCGCACCTTGCTGGATATTTCGATAAAGCAACGGTACGCCGTTCACGCCGCTGTTGCCACCATGGCCTGATTTGGCAGACAAATGCGTCGTCGAGGTGCGTGCCAGCTCGGCCGGCTGCACCGCTGCCGTCGCCATCGCTGTCCCGGTGGCGGCGCCGCTGCGGGCCAGTGCGGATTTCATGGCGCTATTGAAGTCGATGTCGCGCGCCTTGTAATTCGGCGTGTCCGCGTTGGCGATGTTTGATGCAATTAATTGCTGTCGCTGTCCGCGCAGGTTCAGGGCGGTTTCGTTGAAGCGCAGGTAGTCGTCCAGTTTTCCGATCATGGCACTCTCCGTTATGCAGGCCGATTCGATACAGGTCTTTCACACATTCGATAATACGGACGCCGCAGTGGTACTAATCAGGCGATCAGATCAACGAAATCTGCTCTGTTTGGCGCTTGGCACATCTTGCTGGTCGTTACTATCAAGGCTGATCTCAACACACTGATTGCCATGAAAACCCTGCTCGTTGCACTCGCCTGCCTGCTATCACTGCCTGCTACCGCGCAGATCCTGGCCCCGCGCCAGGATCCGGCCACCATCCGCACGACGGTCGAGCAGTTCCTGCGCGGCCAGTCGGCCGGATCACCCGGTGAAGTCACGATCACGGTCGGCCAGCTTGATGCCCGCATGAATCTGCCAGCCTGCCCGGTTCCTGAAGCCTTCCTGCCGGCAGGCAGCCGGGTCTGGGGCAAGACCAGTGTTGGCGTGCGCTGTCTGGCACCATCGCCGTGGACCGTCTATGTGACTGCGCAGGTGAAGGTCATTGCCGACTATGTCGCCAGTGCCGCGCCGCTATCGCAAGGACAACTGGTCGGCCCCAATGACGTGATCCGCATGCGCGGCGACCTGACCGTGCTGCCGGCAGGTATCCTGACCGATCCGGCCCAGGCCATTGGCCGTACGATGGCGATGTCGGTTGGCATGGGCAGTCCGTTACGCACCGATGCACTGCGCATCCAGCAAGTCGTGCAGCAGGGACAGGCTGTCCGGCTGGTGTCGAGCGGGCCGGGTTTTTCGGTTGCCACCGAAGGACGGGCTCTCAACAATGCGGCAGAAGGCCAGATTGCGCAGGCAAGGACGGCGGCAGGACAAGTCGTCAGCGGAGTGGCACGGGCCGGCGGCTACGTGGATGTGACCTATTGATCATTTTTTTATGGCCACCAGCAAATAAAACACTCAAGTAATTTTTGCTTCTGCCGTAACAAGGTCATGACACGGGGTGATGTGCCCCGACCCACCAAGGAAACATCGTGAAAATAGATGACTCTTTCAAGAAAACCGGCGCTGTCGGTGTCTCGACGACACCTGCCAAGGCCAGTTCAAGCAAAGGCGCTGAAAAAACTGAGGCAGTGAACACCGCTGCCACGTCGGACAGCGTAAAAATTTCAGCACAAGCGCAGGCATTGGGCGGTACGAGTACGTTCGATGTCAAGAAAGTCAATGAAATCAAGGCAGCCATCGCCAGCGGTACTTTTCAGGTCAATCCTGAAAAGGTCGCCAACGGCCTGATCGATACCGTCAAGGATCTGCTGTCATCACGCAAGGGATAATCATGGTTACGCTCGCTTCGGATCCTTCCACCAGCCTGGCCGAGGAGCAGCAAGTGACAAGCGCACTGCTGCTCCTGCTGCAGCAGGAGCAGGGAAAGCTGATCGAAGCCAGCATCGTCGGATTACCGGAACTGATCCAGGCCAAGGCAGAGGCGGTGACGCGACTGACTATCCTGACCAGGGCACGCCATGCACTGCTCGCCGTCGCCGGCTTTACCGCCAGCGAGAGTGGCATGCGCGACTGGGTCGCTGCGCAACAGCCGGCAGACACGCGATGGACCACCTTGCTGGCACTCGGTGCCGAAGCACGCGAAATGAATCGCATCAATGGCATGCTAATCGGGCGCCACATGATGCGCAACCAGACCGAACTCAATATCCTGCAAGGCAAGACGCAGCGCAACAACCTGTATGGTGCCGACGGTCAGTCAACCGGCATGGGCCGGGGTCGCGGTCTCGCGGTCGGATAAAAACCGCGGCAAACACCCGATAAAAAAAACGATGCGCCAGACGCATCGTTTTTTTTGATCAGTTCAAATTAGTCAGGTAGTGACCAAGGTTGATGATGTCTTCTGCGTTGAGCGACTTCGATACCGCAGACATGTTGCCCGCATCGTTGGTCCGCGTGTGCGCCTTGAAATCCGTCAATTGCTTGACCAGATAATCGTAGTGCTGGCCACTGAGTTTCGGAATCTCGTTCTGCCCTTTCATGCCACCCAGATGACACATCGAACAGAGGTTTTCTTCTGCCTTGATGAAGCCCAGCTTGACCCGCTCCGGATCTGGCTTGAAGTCAATGAGCACCGGCTTTTGTGCCGCAAAGTAAGCCGACAGGTTCTGCATGTCTTCCTTCGACAGGTTCGCTGCCATCGGTGACATCATCGGGTTGCTGCGCGCGCCCTCTTTGTAGTCCCGCAATTGCAAATACAGATAGCGGGCCGACTGGCCGGCCAGTACCGGGAACATCGACACCGTTGAGTTGCCGTTGACGCCGTGGCATGCCACGCAGGTCTGGGCCTTTTCCTGACCGGCGGCGATGTCGGCCGCCTGCACAGGCAATACGGCAGCGGTAAAAAGTACTAGCAGTAACTGCTTTAACGTCATGGTAATTCCTGTCCAAAATAGAAAAAGAGGCCGCGCAGTGCGACCTCTTTCATGTCCATCGATGTTCGCTACGTCAGATTACAGACCGAACACGAACACGCTATTGCCACGCTTGAAGTCCATTTGCGAATTGCCACCGACAGCCACGGCAATGTACTGCTTGCCATTGACGGCGTAGGACACCGGCGGTGCATTGACACCGGCACCGCACTGGAAGCGCCACAGCACTTTGCCTGTCTTGGCATCGTAGGCGTTGAACCAGCCATTGCCTTCACCGGCGAAGACCAGGTTGCCGGCTGTCGCCAGCGCGCCACCGATCATTGGCTGCGGTGTCTTGGTTTGCCAGGCGATCTTGCCGGTATCGATATTAACGGCGGTCACATTGCCCCATTGCTCTTCGCCGACAGCGTTCTTGAACGCGCCGCCCAGCCACAATTTACCGTTCGGATACTTGGACTCTTCGACGTGGTACGTCATTGGCTGATGCAAGTTCAACGCATACGACATGCGGTTACTGGCGCTGTAAGCCATTGGCGACCATTCGACACCACCATTGGCACCCGGCAGCATGCGTGCACCGGTTGCCGTTGGCAGAACCCACATGTTTTCTTGCGGGACCATGGCTTCCGAGAAGCGGATCAGTTCGCCGTTGCTGCGGTCATGCACGTACACATGGCCGGTTTTTCCACCGTGGATCACGCCCGGAATCATCTTGCCGTTCTTGTCCTTGACGTCGACCAGGATAGGCGGGCTCACGGCATCGAGGTCCCAGACATCATGGGCGATGTACTGGTAATGCCATTTGTACTTACCGGTATCGAGGTCGATGGCGACCATCGAGTCAGTGTAGAGGTTGTCGCCGGGACGCTCGGCACCGTACAGGTCAGGTGATGGATTGCCGACCACGAAAAATGCCGTCTTGGTTGCGCGATCAATCGATGGAGCCATCCAGACGCCACCGCCAAGGGTATTGTAGAAATCGGATTTTTTGGCGAACGCTGCTTTTTCGGCAGGGATGTCACGGTGCATGTCGCGACCGGTGGCATCCTTGGTTGCCCAGACGCCTTCATGGCCTTTTTCAGGAATTGTATTGAAGGTCCAGACCAGCTTGCCGCTCTCGGCATCGAAGGCTTTGACGAAACCACGGATACCGTATTCGCCACCGTTGGTGCCGATCAGAACCTTACCGTCAACGACAACCGGTGCCATCGTTTCGCTGTAGCCTTTTTCAGGATCAGCGATTTCGGTTTCCCACAGCAGTTTGCCGGTCTTGGCATCGAGCGCAACCATCTTGGCATCGAGCGTACCCATGAAGACCTTGCCGCCGGAGACAGCCACACCCTTGTTGTTCGGTCCGCAGCAGAACGTCGTGACCGGACCCATTTTGTGCTTGAAGTGCCAGTACTCGATACCGGTGATGGCATCGATGGCGTAGACGTGGTTATACGAAGTGGTCAGGAACATGACGCCATTGACTACCACCGGCGCGGTTTCCATCGACTCGACAACAGCGGTCTGAAACACGAACTTCGGCTTGAGCGTGGCAACGTTCTTGGTGTTGATCTGGGCTGACGGGTAGAAACGGGTCTGGCCGTAATCGCCATTGGTCTGCAGCCAGTTCGCCGTGTCCTTGGCCGCGCCATCGAGCATGGCCTGCGTGACCGGACCGAGCGCTTTCGACATGTCAGGCGCCTTGATGCCGGCCCCGCCCTGAATTTCCTGTGCATTGCCGGCGGTGCTGGCTGCCAGCGTGAACGCTGCAATTGCCAGATGGCCGATCAATTTATTGCCTTGAATTGCCATTGTCTCTCTCCGTGTAGGGTTGCCTGGGGCAACCGATTCGTACCGTTTATTGTTCTATGGTGTTATCCCGGGAACCGGAGACATGTTTTATATTAAAAAGTTCCCTACTCATTGGTAGCGCAATCGCATAGTATCTCGTTGGCACGAATTTGCAACATAACAAACCATAAATTTATTCGCCGGGAATAGCTGCTTCCCGCATGCCACATAGCCTGAGCCGGTATTTACGATCGCGACTAAGCAAGTCGACGCCTTCCAAATATTGGCACAACAGAACCATAACTATTCACCATTAGTCACCTGAGACCGGCCATGTCCACACTCCGCACTGTTTGTTTTCCCTTCATTTTTGCAGCCTTGTGCTGCAGCGCCCAAGCCGCTGACAACCGCGCCGAACTCAACTTGCAGACGCTGACTGCCGCCCGCACCGGCAATCTGAAACTGTTCCAGCAACTGATCGACCAGGGTGCATCGCCCGATACACGTAACCGCATCGGCGATTCGATCCTGATCACCGCGATCAAGAACGACCGGTTCGATATCGTCAAACGGGCCATCGAACTGGGTGCCAATATCGACCTGGCCAATACCGCCAAAGTCACGCCCTTGATGGCGGCGGCGTTCCATGGTCGTGCAGATGCTGCCCGTTTGCTGCTCGATAAAAATGCCGACATCAACGCCGTTGACCGGCTCAATAAGACCGCAATGGTCTATGCCGCCGGCAATGGTCAGACCGCGATCGTTGACATGCTGCTGGCCAAGGGCATCCAGCCGAACGCCACCTACCCGAACCAGTTGACCGCACTGATGTGGGCCGGTGCCTTCGGCCATCTCGCAACCGTGAAAATGCTGATGGAACATGGTGCGGATGCGAACCTGCTCGACAATCGCGGCAAATCGGTGCTGGTGATGGCGCAGGAAAACGACCATCCGGAAGTCGTGAAATTGTTGCAAGGCACTCGCTAACCGAACGAGCGGGCGCGGCACGGCACGGCCGGCAGCGCCCGGCACCAGAGAGGTGATTGGAAAATATCAACGGTTTGCCAGATAAATGAAAACTACCGCACCTCTAAGTGATGTGGCGCACATTCGGGTGTTGACGAACTGGGCAGACTATAGTTGTTTCAACAACTGAAGGATATTTACCTCATGAGTGCTCACGCTTCCAACGCCGCCAATTTTCAGGATCAATCCTACAATCCGGACAATTTGCTCAATACGCTGATCCAGAAACTCGAGATCAAGAATGATGCTGCGCTGTCACGCGCACTCGAGGTCGCACCGCCCGTCATCAGCAAGATCCGCCATCGTCGCTTGCCGGTCGGCGCATCGCTACTGATTCGTATGCATGAAGTCGCCGATCTGTCGATTGCCGAACTGCGCGCACTGATGGGAGATCGCCGCAGCAAGTACCGGGTAAGCGGTGTGCGGATGCCGTCAGCGCGAGGCTAAAAAGTAGAGATACCCGGAGGGCCGACGCAACGATCGGCCTCTCAATGCATCACCACGATCGTAAGGGGAGGCGCAACTTACTCCTCAGACTTCGTTCGTCTCCTCCCCGTCACCTGCCCCACCTCTTCTGATTCAGATCGCAAATACCAGACAAGTCGTCGTCGCAAACGCATACAACCTGCCCTGTGCATCGGTAATGCGTCCCTCGGCAATCGCGGTCTGGCCGCCGACATGGACCGTCTTGCCTTCGGCCCGCACCGGACCGATCTTGTCGGTGATGGCGCGGATGTAATTGATCTTCAACTCCAGCGTCGTGTAACCCTTACCGGCCGGCAGCATCGAATGCACCGCACAGCCAACGCAGGAGTCAAGCAAGGTCGCGGCATAGCCACCATGCACACTGCCCAGCGGATTGTAATGCTGCGCGCCGGGCGTGCCCTGGAAGACCATCCGGCCCGGCTCCCAGCAAATCGGCACAAAACCCATCAGTGCCCCGATCGGTACTGACGGCAATACGCCATCACCGATCGCCTGCAAAAATTCCAGGCCACTACGTTCGCGCAACTGCGCCATGCTCGAGACGCCGGGGCCGGCAAGTCGAACCCGCGCGGCCTGTTCATCCTCCAGCCAGGAGTGCAGGAGGCTGTCGTTACTCATCATGTTGTTCCTTGAAATAGATCGTCGATAGTCAGTTGCCCTGCCAGATACCACTGGCAGTTTATGTGCATATGCACTATATTCGATTCCGTCCGCTCAACGGCATAAAAATTCACAACCGGCACTCCCGATGACACTCCTCTCCGCTCCAGGCTGCACCTGCTTCGCGCTGCGTCGACTGACCCGCACGGTATCGCGGCTCTACGATTTGCACATGGCCGGCGTTGGCCTGAAGACCACGCAATTCTCCCTGCTTAAACATGTCGCTGCCGGTTCGCAGCCGATGGCGCAACTGGCCCTGCACCTGTCGACCGATCGCACGACGCTGACCCGTAACCTGAAACCCCTGCTCGAAGCCGGCTGGGTAACGCTGACGCCAGGTGCCGATGCCCGCCAGCGCATCGTGACCCTGACCGAGTCGGGTCAGGCCAAAGTCATCGGTGCCAAACTGGCCTGGCAAGCCGCGCAACTTGAGCTCGAACGCACGCTCGGCCCCGAACTGATCCACGCATTGCACGGCGATACCGCCAGTGCCATGCAGTTACTGACGCCATTGCTCGAAGAAAAATCCCATGCCAACCACGCCTGACATGTCACCCCGCGGTGCCTGGATCCTGATGCTGGCCGCCAGCGCCATCCTGATGATTACGATGGGCGCGCGCCTGACGACCGGCCTGTTCATGTCGCCGATCAATACGTCGACCGGACTGGGCATCGTCTCGATCAGTTTCGCGCTGGCCATCGGCCAGTTCGTCTGGGGCGCGGCACAACCGGTGTTTGGCATCATCGCCGACAAATACGGTACACCCAAGGTGATCATTGCCGGTGCGCTGATGCTGGCAACCGGCCTGGCCATCACACCGTTCATGTCAAGCCAGTGGGGCCTGATGTTGAGCATGGGATTACTCAGTGCGGCCGGCGCCGG comes from Actimicrobium sp. CCC2.4 and encodes:
- a CDS encoding flagellar basal body L-ring protein FlgH, which codes for MTVMMRLCAVLLVSVLSACAVTPTTIVSRPAIPVAPKQLPLAGSNGAIFQTAAYRPLFEDRRARLVGDTLTITINEKTTAGKAGAASSSKTGSASLAVPKLFGVPATTTAELNLTASGGNKFDDKAAATSNNNFNGTIGVTVVDVLANGYLVVSGEKQVGLDRGTEFIRFSGVVNPDFIVGGNNVASTQVADARVEYRTNTHIDPAEMMGLLTRFFLSVIPL
- a CDS encoding flagellar hook assembly protein FlgD, translated to MTTIANNVASPALLAAMNPSAASAASTSASATQDRFMKLLVTQMKNQDPLNPLDNAQVTSQLAQLSTVSGIDKMNTTLESMIASQQSGSAVQAAGMIGHGVLAPGKQMALASGNAVFGVDLAAPAEKVKVTVRDINGVAVHTIDLGAKDAGTLALAWDGVKDDGSKAADGAYTFDVAASAGTAAVSATALAFGQVSSVSTSAAGVKLNVTNLGAIGMTDVRQIL
- the flgE gene encoding flagellar hook protein FlgE, producing MGFQQGLSGLNAASKSLEVTGNNVANSSTVGFKSAQAQFADVYASSLTGGGASQVGIGTSVATVAQQFTQGNVTASNNPLDLAINGGGFFRLSTGGAITYSRNGQFQLDKDGGIVNSKGSHLTGFGVSAAGVLATGTPSNLVINTADLAPKMTTEVKLLVNLDSRETVPTKSPFSATDPLTYNRSTSVSVFDSLGNSHVVQSYFVKSSPTASTWDVYGTADGNPLVTPLVGALTFNTDGGLTTPQPFVAVLTPATTPGASSLSFNFDLTGTTQFGSTFGLNTQSQNGYTSGKLSGFATGADGVITGRYTNGKSATLGQVVLSNFTNPNGLQNLGNNVWTETAASGGPLVGTPNSGNLGVLQSSAVEDSNVDLTAELVNMITAQRFYQANAQTIKTQDQVLQTLVNLR
- the flgG gene encoding flagellar basal-body rod protein FlgG produces the protein MIRSLWISKTGLEAQQTQMDVISNNLANVSTSGFKRSRAVFEDLLYQTLRQPGAQSSQQTQLPSGLQLGTGVRPVATERIFTQGNLQQTSNDKDVAIQGQGFFQVLLPDGTTAYTRDGSFQIDSQGQMVTSSGFVIQPAITIPAAAQSLTVGRDGTISVTLQGTAAATQIGALQLATFINPAGLESKGENLYVETGASGTANTNTPGTNGAGILSQGYVETSNVSVVEELVNMIQTQRAYEINSKAISTSDQMLAKLSQL
- the flgC gene encoding flagellar basal body rod protein FlgC, with product MSLFSIFNVAGSAMSAQAQRLNVVASNIANADSTTSSTGQVYKAKQVVFSAVPVGGDAAASGVKVDKVLEDTAAPRLVYDPKHPQADEKGYVAMPNVNVVEEMVNMISASRSYQTNVETMNAAKTLLLKTLTIGQ
- a CDS encoding flagellar basal body P-ring protein FlgI, encoding MLARIFLVLTCAASLCSAPAAHAERLKDLASIQGVRQNQLLGYGLVVGLDGSGDQTTQTPFTVQSVISMLQGMGVNLPAATTLQLKNVAAVMVTTSLPAFARPGQTLDITVSSMGNAKSLRGGTLLMTPLKGADGQIYAMAQGSLIVGGVGAAAPGAKAQINHLSVGRVSAGATVERAVANSLQEGSAIFLELKESDFSTASLVVDAVNKRFGPNTAAAQDGRVIKVNAPMGTDERVAFLGALESLALTPAQGSAKIILNGRTGSIVMNQAVTLEACAVAHGNLSVVINTDASVSQPNALAAGQTVVTASSQIDITKEPGKVLLLKAGASLAEVVKALNAIGATPQDLLAILQAMKASGALRAELEII
- the flgF gene encoding flagellar basal-body rod protein FlgF, with the protein product MDRMIYTAMTGAKHVMEQQSTTANNLANATTVGFRAQLDSFRAVPVLGPGLATRAFVVDSTVGADFSQGALQQTGRALDVAIQGKGWLAVDMPDGTEAYTRHGSLKINENGLLQTQSGFNIVGDSGPITIPPDVSVTIAKDGTVSSVESGSKPGQAVIIGRIKLVNPPEETMTRGDDTLFRVKTPGGVEADPGVTLAGGALESSNVNVVDAMVNMISLSRQFEMHMSLLKNAETNSTKAAQILAL